A genome region from Rhizobium favelukesii includes the following:
- the cax gene encoding calcium/proton exchanger, with translation MSYVWNEIRQNRLLWLLVMVPVVIAAQKISPSAHTPLFLLSLLAVIPLATLLSNATESVAAKTGDAVGGLLNATLGNLTELIIALTALRLGQFTLVKASVAGAIVANTLFLLGASFLLGGLKHHVQDYNRGNARLQTSLLFLATVALIIPSAVGSAGSEAAPEFLQQLSVGLSVLLIVAYGLGLLFSLRTHRELFGATEEVAEEHAPWPLKVALATLAGVTVMVGLVSEIFVESVQVAAETFGMTPAFVGFIVVALVGGAAEMASAFSAARKNRLDLSVGIALGSAAQIALFVAPALVLLSYVIGPTPMDLQFWPGVVVMIIIAMMTAIIVTNSGRSTWFVGVLMLMVYLILAMTLYLLPPHSQ, from the coding sequence TCATGGTGCCTGTCGTGATTGCAGCGCAGAAAATCAGCCCGAGTGCGCACACACCTCTTTTCCTGCTGTCGCTTTTGGCGGTGATCCCTTTGGCTACCTTGCTCAGCAACGCCACGGAATCCGTGGCGGCCAAAACCGGGGATGCCGTTGGCGGGCTTCTCAATGCAACGCTTGGTAACCTCACCGAACTTATCATTGCACTTACCGCGCTACGCCTTGGCCAGTTCACCTTGGTGAAGGCCTCGGTGGCCGGAGCTATCGTCGCCAACACGCTATTCCTCTTGGGGGCGTCGTTCTTGCTTGGCGGATTGAAACACCATGTCCAGGACTACAACCGCGGGAACGCCCGTCTGCAAACCAGCCTGCTGTTTCTGGCGACGGTTGCCTTGATCATCCCTTCGGCCGTCGGCTCGGCCGGTTCTGAGGCCGCGCCGGAATTCCTGCAGCAACTGAGTGTCGGCTTGTCGGTGCTCCTCATCGTAGCCTATGGGCTGGGCCTCCTCTTTTCGCTGAGAACCCACCGCGAACTGTTCGGTGCCACGGAGGAAGTCGCGGAGGAGCACGCCCCTTGGCCCCTAAAGGTGGCCCTCGCCACGCTTGCCGGAGTGACGGTGATGGTGGGGCTCGTCAGTGAAATATTCGTCGAATCCGTTCAGGTGGCTGCCGAGACGTTCGGGATGACCCCGGCATTCGTCGGCTTTATCGTCGTTGCGCTGGTCGGCGGAGCGGCGGAGATGGCCTCCGCCTTTTCGGCGGCCCGCAAAAACAGGCTGGACTTGAGTGTCGGAATAGCTCTCGGCAGCGCCGCGCAGATCGCCCTCTTCGTCGCTCCGGCCCTCGTGCTTCTCAGCTATGTGATCGGCCCCACTCCGATGGATCTGCAATTCTGGCCAGGGGTGGTCGTCATGATAATAATTGCCATGATGACTGCGATCATCGTTACAAATAGCGGCCGATCGACGTGGTTTGTCGGCGTGCTGATGCTGATGGTTTACCTCATCCTCGCCATGACGCTGTATTTGTTGCCTCCACATAGCCAGTAG
- a CDS encoding dienelactone hydrolase family protein, translating into MARFIGAALTLFILTLFASQGHAGEVRPKFPPDERLNVPSLTLTDEQFLEGDTANGVAVTLTGELRFPSWDEHLPAVILLHGSNGVKSGSASRWAEFLNRMGIATFRLDSFGGRGIDQVETDQSRLSPFAQFYDTYRAVDVLAAHPRIDPSRIAVIGFSRGGSAALYTSMRRFQALHGPTKARIAAHLSFYPACNIHFVDELDIADAPVREFHGAADDTTLAATCLDYITRLNAAGKDAVMTEYPGAHHGFDNPDARFVSVIQSAQSSRNCQRREEDGKVLNVETGKPFTFNDACVELGSTVGYDKAATEAAQATVKRFLTGVFRPN; encoded by the coding sequence ATGGCACGTTTTATCGGAGCCGCCCTCACTCTGTTCATCCTGACACTGTTCGCATCGCAAGGACACGCCGGGGAAGTCCGGCCGAAATTTCCGCCAGACGAGAGGTTGAACGTTCCGTCGCTCACCCTGACGGACGAGCAGTTCCTGGAGGGAGACACGGCGAACGGGGTTGCTGTGACGTTGACGGGCGAGCTTCGATTTCCCAGTTGGGATGAACATCTTCCAGCCGTCATTCTGCTCCACGGCTCCAACGGCGTGAAGAGTGGGTCGGCATCCCGATGGGCCGAATTTCTCAACAGAATGGGCATCGCCACGTTCCGCCTTGATAGCTTCGGCGGTCGAGGCATAGACCAGGTCGAGACAGATCAGTCGCGGCTGAGCCCTTTCGCACAATTCTACGACACCTATCGCGCCGTCGACGTGCTCGCGGCCCACCCGCGGATCGATCCATCACGCATCGCCGTGATAGGCTTCTCGCGCGGTGGCTCCGCAGCGCTCTATACCAGCATGCGGCGTTTCCAAGCTCTCCATGGGCCGACAAAGGCGCGCATTGCCGCACATCTTTCGTTCTATCCTGCGTGCAACATTCACTTCGTCGATGAACTCGACATTGCCGACGCACCAGTCCGCGAATTCCACGGCGCGGCGGACGACACGACCCTGGCTGCGACGTGCCTTGATTACATCACGCGCCTCAACGCCGCCGGAAAGGACGCTGTCATGACCGAGTATCCCGGCGCGCACCACGGATTCGATAACCCGGATGCGCGGTTCGTTTCCGTTATTCAAAGCGCACAATCGTCTCGCAATTGTCAGCGCCGCGAGGAAGACGGCAAGGTACTCAATGTCGAGACTGGCAAGCCCTTCACCTTCAATGATGCTTGTGTGGAACTCGGTTCGACCGTGGGTTACGACAAAGCTGCGACCGAGGCGGCACAAGCCACGGTGAAGAGGTTTTTGACGGGAGTATTTCGCCCCAACTGA
- a CDS encoding substrate-binding domain-containing protein: MKRRDIMRLAVLAAALAATTAMLPSRDALAQDKKWRIGFSQATTIEPWRAQFNKDIVAEAAKHPEVELIITDGEDKTEKQVADVENLIRQEVDALLVSPKESAGLTGVVQQAIDAKIPVFVLDRNVDTDKYNQFVGGDNKLIGRAAGEYAVELLGGKGKAQGNVVEIWGGMGTQPAHDRHDGFHEFTDKEPGIKNLLDQQSGDWKQDQAYNIMATALRNNEKIDLVYGHNDPMAYGAYLAAKDAGREKEIKFIGIDGLPGEGVTWVNNGELSATFLYATPGAEGLRQAIKFLNGEKVEKTVTLDTMKITKDNAAQIMKDNGL, translated from the coding sequence ATGAAACGTCGCGACATCATGAGACTGGCCGTCCTTGCCGCAGCGCTTGCCGCAACGACTGCCATGCTTCCCTCGCGAGATGCCCTTGCCCAAGACAAGAAGTGGCGCATCGGCTTCTCTCAAGCGACCACGATCGAGCCCTGGCGTGCGCAGTTCAACAAGGACATCGTCGCCGAAGCTGCCAAACACCCTGAAGTCGAGCTGATTATCACCGATGGCGAAGACAAGACCGAGAAGCAAGTGGCCGATGTCGAAAACCTGATCCGTCAGGAAGTGGACGCGTTGCTCGTCTCGCCAAAGGAATCTGCGGGACTGACGGGCGTCGTCCAGCAGGCGATCGATGCAAAAATTCCCGTGTTCGTCCTCGACCGCAATGTCGACACGGACAAATACAATCAGTTCGTCGGCGGGGATAACAAACTGATCGGCCGCGCGGCGGGGGAATACGCCGTCGAGTTGCTGGGTGGGAAAGGCAAAGCGCAGGGCAACGTCGTGGAAATCTGGGGAGGGATGGGAACACAGCCGGCGCATGACCGCCATGACGGTTTCCATGAGTTCACGGACAAGGAGCCTGGCATCAAGAACCTGTTGGATCAACAGTCGGGCGATTGGAAACAGGACCAAGCCTATAATATAATGGCGACGGCGCTGCGCAATAATGAAAAGATCGATCTGGTATATGGGCACAACGATCCCATGGCTTACGGCGCCTATCTTGCCGCTAAGGATGCAGGCCGGGAAAAGGAAATCAAATTCATAGGCATTGACGGCCTGCCTGGCGAAGGCGTGACCTGGGTGAACAACGGCGAACTCAGCGCGACTTTTCTCTATGCGACGCCGGGTGCCGAAGGTCTACGTCAGGCGATAAAGTTCCTGAACGGTGAGAAGGTCGAGAAGACGGTGACGCTCGACACAATGAAAATCACCAAGGACAACGCCGCACAGATCATGAAGGACAACGGGCTTTAA